A section of the Triticum dicoccoides isolate Atlit2015 ecotype Zavitan chromosome 7A, WEW_v2.0, whole genome shotgun sequence genome encodes:
- the LOC119333441 gene encoding uncharacterized protein LOC119333441, whose product MEMQQYFGGCGDGDADWFHQLALLPPLPVSSSLPPLPMSEGSCLPMAAAAPTLPLGDCSSALMIRPEEQMGCLQMIPPQAVADDEYSSYATNNVDVLPPFPAGLDDPTAGLDDALLMESFRDIDLEEFADAVGPKIKTEPLDDAMVPADHDFAAQVQQARPVVIMNQQQLNAPHGVRLLNDPDDDDSAVVAGGYEAAAVGCAEQKQVRPAPRRVRKSSGGSRPAAGGKSLDHIGFEELRTYFYMPITKAAREMNVGLTVLKKRCRELGVARWPHRKMKSLRSLILNIQVQNCAHDMGKGATSPAAVQGELEALERYCAIMEENPAIELTEQTKKLRQACFKENYKRRRAAASVNLLEHCYNDLGSHEQQMPLPQMGFFGF is encoded by the exons ATGGAGATGCAGCAGTACTTCGGCGGCTGCGGCGATGGCGATGCTGACTGGTTCCATCAGCTCGCCTTGCTCCCGCCTTTGCCGGTCTCTTCGTCTCTGCCGCCTCTCCCCATGAG CGAGGGCAGCTGCTtacccatggccgccgccgccccaaCGCTTCCTCTTGGGGATTGCTCATCAGCTCTCATGATTAG GCCGGAAGAACAGATGGGCTGCCTGCAGATGATACCTCCACAGGCTGTTGCCGATGATGAGTACAGCAGCTACGCCACCAACAATGTCGACGTCCTCCCGCCGTTTCCTGCAGGTCTCGATGATCCCACGGCAGGCCTCGACGACGCGCTGCTCATGGAGTCCTTCAGAGACATCGACCTGGAGGAGTTCGCCGACGCCGTCGGCCCCAAGATTAAGACCGAGCCTCTCGACGACGCCATGGTGCCGGCGGATCACGATTTCGCGGCGCAAGTGCAACAGGCGCGCCCCGTGGTGATCATGAACCAGCAGCAGCTGAATGCACCACACGGCGTGCGCCTGCTCAATGATCCCGACGACGATGACTCAGCTGTCGTCGCCGGGGGCTATGAGGCGGCGGCCGTTGGGTGCGCTGAGCAGAAGCAGGTGAGGCCGGCGCCACGTCGTGTGCGGAAGAGCAGCGGTGGGTCACGCCCTGCCGCCGGTGGGAAAAGCCTCGATCACATAGGGTTTGAGGAGCTGCGTACGTATTTCTACATGCCTATCACCAAGGCGGCGCGGGAGATGAACGTCGGTCTCACCGTGCTCAAGAAGCGCTGCCGTGAGCTCGGTGTCGCCCGTTGGCCTCACCGGAAGATGAAGAGCCTCAGGTCTCTCATCCTCAACATCCAGGTAC AAAATTGCGCGCATGACATGGGGAAGGGCGCCACGTCGCCGGCGGCGGTGCAAGGGGAGCTGGAGGCGCTTGAGAGGTATTGTGCCATAATGGAGGAGAACCCGGCGATCGAGCTGACGGAGCAGACCAAGAAGCTGAGGCAGGCCTGCTTTAAGGAGAACTACAAGAGGAGGAGAGCGGCGGCCTCCGTCAACTTGCTCGAGCATTGCTACAACGACTTGGGCAGTCATGAGCAGCAGATGCCATTGCCACAGATGGGTTTCTTTGGGTTCTAA